From one Mycobacterium colombiense CECT 3035 genomic stretch:
- a CDS encoding acetyl-CoA carboxylase biotin carboxylase subunit, giving the protein MFETVLVANRGEIAVRVIRTLRRLGIRSVAVYSDPDESARHVLEADEAVRLGPAAARESYLNIDKVVGAAARTGSQAIHPGYGFLSENADFAAACERAGVVFLGPPAQAIQVMGDKITAKNAVAAFDVPVVPGVARPGLSDDELVAAADEVGYPVLIKPSAGGGGKGMRLVEEPGRLREALVGARREAASSFGDDTLFLERFVLRPRHIEVQVLADTHGNVVHLAERECSLQRRHQKVIEEAPSPLLDEATRARIGAAACNTARSVEYVGAGTVEFIVSADRPDEFFFMEMNTRLQVEHPVTEAVTGLDLVEWQLRVAAGEKLGFAQDDIELRGHAIEARVYAEDPARGFLPTGGRVLQVSEPSGAGVRVDSSLLAGTLVGSDYDPMLSKVIAHGGDRAEALAKLDRALSRTAILGVVTNIEFLRFLLADERVQAGDLDTALLDERLADYAPLPAPDDVLAAAGLYRQSALALWARRFAGNAWAAPTGWRVGGSPAPVRTDMRTPLRSETVSVWGPPEAATVQVGEGETLSAAAQVEATRMSVTLDGVRRDYRWAEADRHLWIADERGTWHLREAEENKIHRAAGAQRAEIVSPMPGSVIAVQASSGTDVSEGDVVVVVEAMKMEHSLAAPVSGQVEVLVSVGDQVTVDQVLARLVPEEPSAAADSSKDAS; this is encoded by the coding sequence GTGTTCGAGACCGTACTAGTGGCCAACCGCGGCGAGATCGCGGTGCGCGTGATCCGGACCCTGCGCCGGCTGGGCATCCGCTCGGTCGCCGTCTACAGCGATCCCGACGAGAGCGCGCGGCACGTGCTCGAGGCCGACGAAGCGGTGCGGCTGGGCCCCGCGGCGGCGCGCGAGAGCTACCTGAACATCGACAAGGTCGTCGGGGCGGCCGCGCGCACCGGATCGCAAGCGATCCACCCCGGCTACGGATTCCTCTCCGAGAACGCCGATTTCGCCGCGGCCTGCGAGCGGGCCGGGGTGGTGTTCCTGGGGCCGCCGGCCCAGGCGATCCAGGTGATGGGCGACAAGATCACCGCCAAGAACGCCGTGGCCGCCTTCGACGTCCCGGTGGTGCCCGGTGTCGCCAGGCCCGGGCTGAGCGACGACGAGCTGGTCGCGGCCGCGGACGAGGTCGGATACCCGGTGCTGATCAAACCGTCGGCCGGCGGTGGCGGCAAGGGCATGCGGTTGGTGGAGGAACCGGGCAGGCTGCGCGAGGCGCTGGTGGGCGCGCGGCGCGAGGCGGCGTCGTCGTTCGGGGACGACACCCTGTTCCTGGAGCGATTCGTGTTGCGGCCCAGGCACATCGAGGTCCAGGTGCTCGCGGACACGCACGGCAACGTCGTGCACCTCGCCGAGCGCGAATGCAGCCTGCAGCGCCGTCACCAGAAGGTGATCGAGGAGGCGCCGTCGCCGCTGCTCGACGAGGCGACGCGGGCGCGCATCGGGGCGGCCGCCTGCAACACCGCGCGCAGCGTCGAGTACGTCGGCGCGGGCACCGTCGAGTTCATCGTCTCCGCGGACCGGCCCGACGAGTTCTTCTTCATGGAGATGAACACCCGCCTGCAGGTCGAGCATCCGGTCACCGAGGCCGTCACCGGGCTGGACCTGGTCGAGTGGCAGCTTCGGGTGGCCGCCGGGGAGAAGCTGGGATTCGCCCAGGACGACATCGAACTGCGCGGGCACGCCATCGAGGCCCGGGTGTATGCCGAGGATCCGGCCCGGGGCTTCCTGCCGACGGGTGGGCGGGTGCTGCAGGTGTCCGAGCCGTCCGGTGCTGGTGTGCGGGTCGACTCCTCGCTGCTGGCGGGCACGCTGGTCGGCAGCGACTACGACCCGATGCTGAGCAAGGTGATCGCCCACGGCGGCGACCGCGCCGAGGCGCTGGCGAAGCTCGACCGGGCGTTGAGCCGAACCGCGATCCTGGGTGTGGTGACCAACATCGAATTCCTCCGGTTCCTGCTCGCCGACGAGCGGGTGCAGGCCGGCGACCTGGACACCGCGCTGCTGGACGAGCGGCTGGCCGACTACGCCCCGCTGCCGGCCCCCGACGACGTGCTGGCGGCGGCGGGCCTCTATCGGCAATCGGCCTTGGCGCTGTGGGCTCGCCGCTTCGCGGGCAACGCCTGGGCGGCGCCGACGGGCTGGCGCGTGGGGGGTAGCCCGGCCCCGGTTCGCACCGACATGCGCACCCCGCTGCGCAGTGAGACGGTCTCGGTGTGGGGGCCGCCCGAGGCGGCCACAGTGCAGGTCGGTGAGGGCGAAACACTCTCCGCCGCAGCACAAGTCGAGGCGACGCGGATGAGCGTGACACTGGACGGGGTGCGACGGGACTACCGTTGGGCCGAGGCCGACCGGCACCTCTGGATCGCCGACGAGCGTGGAACCTGGCACCTGCGTGAGGCCGAGGAGAACAAGATCCACCGCGCCGCGGGCGCGCAGCGGGCCGAGATCGTCAGCCCGATGCCCGGCAGCGTGATCGCGGTTCAGGCATCTTCGGGCACCGACGTTTCCGAGGGCGACGTGGTGGTCGTCGTCGAGGCGATGAAGATGGAACATTCGCTTGCCGCACCGGTTTCCGGTCAGGTGGAGGTGCTGGTCTCCGTCGGCGACCAGGTGACGGTGGATCAGGTGCTGGCCCGGCTGGTGCCCGAAGAGCCCAGCGCGGCAGCCGATTCGAGTAAGGACGCATCATGA
- a CDS encoding enoyl-CoA hydratase: MAQSEVIHYHVTNRVALITVNDPDRRNAITAESSAHLRQAVERAEADPDVHAVVVTGAGKAFCAGADLAALGAAGGGAAETGLQQLYDGFMAVGGCRLPTIAAVNGAAVGAGLNLALAADVRIAGPAAVFDARFQKLGLHPGGGATWMLQRAVGPQVARAALLFGMRFDADAAVRHGLALTVADDPVAAALELAAGPAAAPREVVLATKATMRATVSPGSLDNEQHELAMRAELGPQSYSIQSPEFAERLAAAQRR; the protein is encoded by the coding sequence ATGGCCCAGTCCGAAGTCATCCATTACCACGTCACCAACCGCGTCGCGCTCATCACCGTCAACGATCCCGATCGCCGCAACGCGATCACGGCCGAGTCGTCCGCGCACCTGCGCCAGGCCGTCGAGCGGGCCGAAGCCGACCCCGACGTGCACGCGGTGGTGGTCACCGGGGCGGGCAAGGCGTTCTGCGCGGGCGCCGATCTCGCTGCCCTCGGCGCTGCCGGCGGCGGAGCGGCCGAGACGGGCCTGCAACAGCTTTATGACGGTTTCATGGCCGTCGGCGGTTGCCGGCTGCCCACCATCGCCGCGGTCAACGGCGCCGCGGTGGGCGCGGGGCTGAATCTGGCCCTGGCGGCCGACGTGCGCATCGCCGGACCGGCCGCCGTTTTCGACGCGCGATTCCAGAAGCTGGGGCTCCACCCCGGCGGCGGTGCGACGTGGATGCTGCAGCGCGCGGTCGGCCCGCAGGTCGCCCGGGCGGCCCTGCTGTTCGGCATGCGCTTCGACGCCGACGCCGCCGTGCGACACGGCTTGGCACTGACCGTGGCCGACGATCCGGTCGCCGCGGCGCTGGAGCTGGCCGCCGGCCCGGCGGCGGCTCCGCGGGAAGTGGTGCTGGCGACCAAGGCCACCATGCGCGCCACCGTCAGCCCGGGATCGCTGGACAACGAGCAGCACGAACTCGCGATGCGCGCCGAACTCGGGCCGCAGTCCTATTCCATCCAATCACCGGAATTCGCAGAGCGTTTGGCCGCTGCGCAACGCCGCTAG
- the pdhA gene encoding pyruvate dehydrogenase (acetyl-transferring) E1 component subunit alpha, translated as MTVDLEPVQLVAPDGSPTPEDRYSRELPAETLSWLYEMMVVTRELDGEFVNLKRQGELGLFASCHGQEAAQVGAAACLRKTDWLFPQYRELGAFLVRGIPPGHVGAAWRGTWHGGLDFTKKCCAPLSIPIGTQTLHAVGAAMAAQRLGEDSVTMAFLGDGATSVGDVHEALNFAAVFTTPCVFFVQNNQWAISVPISKQTAAPSLAHKAIGYGMPGIRVDGNDVLACYAVTAEAAARARAGGGPTLIEAVTYRLAPHTTSDDPSRYRTQDEVDHWAALEPIARYRNYLQGQGLWSQRLEERVAARAKRMRAELRDAVFDAPDFDIDEVFTSVYAEITPGLQAQRRQLRAELDRSD; from the coding sequence ATGACTGTCGATCTCGAGCCGGTGCAGCTCGTCGCGCCCGATGGCTCACCGACGCCCGAAGATCGCTACAGCCGTGAGCTTCCCGCGGAGACGCTGAGCTGGCTCTACGAGATGATGGTGGTCACCCGCGAGCTGGACGGCGAATTCGTCAACCTCAAGCGGCAAGGCGAGCTAGGGCTGTTCGCCTCCTGCCACGGGCAGGAAGCCGCCCAGGTCGGTGCCGCGGCCTGCCTGCGCAAGACGGACTGGTTGTTTCCCCAATACCGGGAACTCGGAGCATTTTTGGTGCGCGGCATCCCGCCAGGGCACGTGGGGGCCGCGTGGCGCGGAACCTGGCATGGCGGCCTGGACTTCACCAAGAAGTGCTGCGCCCCGCTGTCGATTCCGATCGGCACCCAGACCCTGCACGCGGTGGGGGCGGCGATGGCCGCCCAACGCCTGGGCGAGGATTCGGTGACCATGGCGTTCCTCGGCGACGGTGCCACCAGCGTGGGGGATGTTCACGAGGCGCTGAACTTCGCGGCAGTGTTCACCACGCCCTGCGTGTTTTTCGTGCAGAACAACCAGTGGGCGATCTCGGTGCCGATATCCAAGCAGACCGCCGCTCCGTCATTGGCGCACAAGGCAATCGGCTACGGTATGCCCGGAATCCGGGTGGACGGCAATGACGTGTTGGCCTGCTATGCGGTGACCGCCGAGGCCGCCGCACGCGCCCGCGCCGGCGGCGGCCCGACATTGATCGAGGCGGTCACCTACCGCCTGGCCCCGCACACCACATCCGATGATCCGAGTCGGTACCGCACGCAAGACGAAGTCGACCACTGGGCCGCGCTGGAACCGATCGCGCGGTACCGCAATTACCTGCAAGGGCAGGGCCTGTGGTCGCAGCGACTGGAAGAACGGGTCGCCGCCCGCGCGAAGCGGATGCGGGCCGAATTGCGCGACGCAGTGTTCGACGCACCCGATTTCGACATCGACGAGGTGTTCACGTCGGTGTACGCCGAGATCACGCCGGGACTACAGGCGCAGCGCAGGCAGCTGCGGGCCGAACTCGACCGAAGTGATTGA
- a CDS encoding dihydrolipoamide acetyltransferase family protein — protein sequence MSDERVKSFRVPDLGEGLEEVTVTQWHVAVGDDVELNQLLCTVETAKAEVEIPSPYAGRIVERNGAEGDVIDVGAVLLRIDTAPLDGDLPSVETEAPTLVGYGADSGIDTSRRTTRPLAAPPVRKLAKELMVDLNSVQHGAGAIITREDVLSAARGNGNGADVRPVLGVQARMAERMTLSHREIPAAKVGVEVDCTELVRLSGRFRSAEETITPFALVLRLLVIALRHHEMLNSTWADSPQGPQVRVDHRVHLGIATATERGLLVPVVVDAHTKTTRELAGRAAELISGARAGSLGPGELRGSTFTVTNFGALGADDGVPVINHPEAAILGMGAIKPRPVVRGAEIVARPTMSLTCVFDHRIADGAQAARFVCELRDLIESPETALLDL from the coding sequence ATGAGCGACGAGCGGGTCAAGTCGTTTCGGGTCCCCGACCTCGGCGAGGGACTGGAAGAAGTCACGGTGACCCAATGGCACGTGGCGGTCGGCGACGACGTCGAACTCAATCAGCTGCTGTGCACGGTGGAGACCGCCAAGGCCGAAGTGGAGATCCCGAGCCCGTACGCCGGGCGGATCGTCGAACGCAACGGCGCCGAAGGCGATGTGATCGACGTCGGGGCGGTGTTGCTGCGGATCGACACGGCGCCGCTGGACGGTGACCTGCCGTCAGTCGAAACCGAGGCGCCCACGTTGGTCGGTTATGGCGCCGACTCCGGCATCGACACCAGCCGGCGCACCACCCGTCCGCTCGCCGCCCCTCCGGTGCGCAAGTTGGCCAAGGAGTTGATGGTGGACCTCAACTCGGTGCAGCACGGCGCCGGTGCCATCATCACCCGGGAGGACGTGTTGTCGGCGGCCCGCGGCAACGGCAACGGCGCCGACGTTCGGCCGGTCCTGGGTGTGCAGGCCCGGATGGCGGAGAGAATGACGCTGTCGCACAGGGAGATTCCCGCGGCCAAGGTCGGTGTCGAGGTCGACTGCACCGAGCTGGTCCGGCTCTCCGGCCGGTTCCGGTCGGCGGAGGAGACCATCACGCCGTTCGCGCTCGTGCTGCGTTTGCTTGTCATCGCGCTGCGTCACCACGAGATGCTGAACTCGACCTGGGCCGACTCCCCGCAGGGGCCGCAGGTGCGCGTCGATCACCGGGTGCACCTGGGCATCGCCACGGCCACCGAACGCGGGCTGCTCGTCCCGGTGGTCGTCGACGCCCACACCAAGACCACTCGCGAATTAGCCGGCCGCGCAGCTGAATTGATCTCCGGTGCGCGTGCGGGCAGCCTGGGGCCCGGGGAATTGCGGGGCTCGACGTTCACCGTGACGAATTTCGGGGCGCTGGGCGCGGACGACGGGGTGCCGGTGATCAACCATCCCGAAGCGGCCATCCTGGGCATGGGTGCGATCAAGCCGCGGCCCGTCGTGCGGGGCGCAGAGATCGTCGCGCGCCCGACGATGTCGTTGACGTGTGTGTTCGACCATCGCATCGCCGACGGCGCCCAGGCCGCCCGATTCGTCTGCGAGCTCAGGGATCTGATCGAGTCACCCGAAACCGCGCTACTGGATCTGTAG
- a CDS encoding carboxyl transferase domain-containing protein — MTSPAKAEASFADEHRRLVGELNAKLAAAALGGNERARERHVSRGKLLPRERVDRLLDPGSPFLELSPLAADGMYGDESPGAGIITGIGRVSDRECVIVANDATVKGGTYYPMTVKKHLRAQEVALQNRLPCIYLVDSGGAFLPRQDEVFPDREHFGRIFYNQATMSAKEIPQVAAVLGSCTAGGAYVPAMSDEAVIVREQGTIFLGGPPLVKAATGEIVSAEDLGGGDLHSRVSGVTDHLAEDDEHALRIVRAIAATFGPRGPSPWEVRSPVPPRCAQTELYDVVPPDPRVPYDVHEVIVRLVDGGEVSEFKANYGKTLVTAFAHIHGHPVGIVANNGVLFSESALKGAHFIELCDKRKIPLLFLQNIAGFMVGRDYEAGGIAKHGAKMVTAVACARVPKLTVVIGGSYGAGNYSMCGRAYSPRFLWMWPNARISVMGGEQAASVLATVRGEQLAGAGKPWSADEEEAFKAPIREQYESQGNPYYSTARLWDDGIIDPADTRTFVGLALSVCAQAPLEPVSYGVFRM, encoded by the coding sequence GTGACCTCACCCGCCAAGGCCGAGGCGTCGTTCGCCGATGAGCACCGCCGGCTGGTGGGCGAGTTGAACGCCAAGCTGGCGGCGGCCGCATTGGGTGGCAACGAGCGCGCACGGGAACGTCACGTCAGCCGCGGCAAACTGCTGCCCCGCGAACGGGTGGACCGCCTCCTCGACCCGGGCAGCCCGTTTTTGGAGCTCTCCCCGCTGGCCGCGGACGGCATGTACGGCGACGAATCTCCCGGGGCCGGGATCATCACCGGCATCGGCCGCGTGTCGGATCGCGAGTGCGTGATCGTGGCCAACGACGCGACGGTCAAGGGCGGCACCTACTACCCGATGACGGTCAAAAAGCATCTGCGCGCCCAAGAGGTGGCGCTGCAGAATCGGCTCCCGTGCATCTACCTGGTGGACTCGGGGGGTGCGTTCCTGCCCCGCCAGGACGAGGTCTTCCCCGACCGCGAGCACTTCGGGCGCATCTTCTACAACCAGGCGACCATGAGCGCCAAGGAGATTCCGCAAGTGGCCGCCGTGCTCGGTTCCTGCACGGCCGGCGGCGCCTACGTGCCCGCCATGAGCGACGAGGCCGTCATCGTCCGCGAGCAGGGCACCATCTTCCTGGGGGGTCCGCCCCTGGTCAAGGCGGCGACCGGCGAGATCGTGTCGGCCGAAGACCTCGGCGGCGGCGACCTGCACTCCCGGGTCTCCGGCGTCACCGACCACCTCGCCGAGGACGACGAGCACGCGCTGCGGATCGTGCGCGCGATCGCGGCCACGTTCGGCCCGCGCGGGCCCAGCCCGTGGGAGGTGCGATCCCCGGTCCCGCCCCGGTGCGCCCAGACGGAGCTCTACGACGTCGTTCCCCCGGATCCGCGGGTGCCCTACGACGTGCACGAGGTCATCGTGCGACTGGTCGACGGCGGCGAAGTCAGCGAATTCAAGGCCAACTACGGCAAGACGCTGGTGACCGCGTTCGCCCACATTCACGGCCACCCCGTGGGCATCGTGGCCAACAACGGCGTGCTCTTCAGCGAATCCGCCCTGAAGGGCGCGCATTTCATCGAGTTGTGCGACAAGCGCAAGATCCCGCTGCTGTTCTTGCAGAACATCGCCGGCTTCATGGTCGGCCGTGACTACGAGGCCGGCGGCATCGCCAAGCACGGCGCCAAGATGGTCACCGCCGTGGCCTGCGCGCGAGTGCCCAAGCTGACCGTGGTAATCGGTGGATCCTATGGAGCCGGCAACTATTCGATGTGCGGCCGGGCGTATTCGCCGCGTTTCCTGTGGATGTGGCCCAACGCCCGCATCTCGGTGATGGGCGGAGAACAGGCCGCGTCGGTGCTGGCCACCGTGCGCGGCGAGCAACTCGCCGGCGCGGGCAAGCCGTGGTCGGCCGATGAGGAAGAGGCGTTCAAGGCGCCCATTCGCGAGCAGTACGAAAGTCAGGGCAACCCCTACTATTCCACGGCCCGGCTGTGGGACGACGGGATCATCGACCCCGCCGACACCAGAACCTTTGTCGGGCTGGCTCTTTCGGTGTGCGCCCAAGCGCCGCTGGAACCCGTCTCCTACGGCGTCTTTCGGATGTGA
- the bkdB gene encoding 3-methyl-2-oxobutanoate dehydrogenase subunit beta gives MTQLADRPAGHDETLTAAVQDVAQSLTMVQALNRALHDAMAADDRVLVFGEDVSVEGGVFRVTEGLASAFGESRCFDTPLAESAIIGIAVGLALRGFVPVPEIQFDGFSYPAFDQVVSHLAKYRTRTRGEINMPVTVRIPSFGGIGAAEHHSDSTESYWAHTAGLKVVVPSSPADAYWLLRHAITCPDPVMYLEPKRRYQGRGLVDVTRPEPPIGQAMVRRPGADVTVVTYGSLVGTAVNTAEDAQRERGWSLEVIDLRSLVPLDFDTVASSIHRTGRCVVMHEGPRSLGYGAGLAARIQEELFYELEAPVLRACGFDTPYPPARLEKWWLPGPDRLLDCVERVLAQP, from the coding sequence ATGACCCAGCTCGCTGATCGCCCGGCCGGCCACGACGAAACACTCACCGCGGCAGTGCAGGACGTCGCGCAGTCGTTGACCATGGTGCAGGCGCTCAACCGCGCGCTGCACGACGCGATGGCCGCCGATGACCGGGTGCTGGTGTTCGGCGAGGACGTCTCGGTCGAGGGCGGGGTGTTTCGGGTTACCGAGGGACTGGCCTCGGCGTTCGGCGAAAGCCGCTGCTTTGACACGCCACTGGCCGAGTCCGCCATCATCGGGATCGCGGTGGGGCTGGCGCTGCGCGGCTTCGTGCCGGTACCCGAGATCCAGTTCGACGGGTTTTCCTATCCGGCATTCGATCAGGTGGTCAGCCACCTGGCCAAGTACCGCACGCGCACCCGCGGCGAAATCAACATGCCGGTGACGGTCCGCATCCCGTCATTCGGGGGAATCGGTGCCGCCGAGCATCATTCGGACTCCACCGAGTCGTACTGGGCCCACACCGCCGGCCTGAAAGTGGTGGTGCCGTCCAGCCCGGCCGACGCGTATTGGCTGCTGCGCCACGCGATCACCTGTCCGGATCCGGTCATGTATTTGGAGCCCAAGCGCCGGTATCAGGGTCGCGGCCTGGTCGACGTCACCCGGCCCGAACCGCCGATCGGCCAGGCGATGGTGCGCCGCCCCGGCGCCGACGTGACCGTCGTGACCTACGGCAGCCTGGTCGGCACGGCGGTCAATACCGCGGAAGACGCGCAGCGGGAACGTGGTTGGAGCCTGGAGGTCATCGATCTGCGGTCGCTGGTGCCGCTGGATTTCGACACCGTCGCCTCGTCGATCCACCGCACCGGGCGTTGCGTGGTGATGCACGAGGGGCCGCGCAGCCTGGGGTATGGGGCCGGTCTGGCCGCCCGAATTCAGGAGGAGTTGTTCTACGAGCTGGAGGCGCCGGTGTTGCGCGCCTGCGGGTTTGACACCCCGTACCCGCCGGCGCGGCTGGAGAAGTGGTGGCTGCCCGGTCCCGACCGGCTGCTGGATTGCGTCGAACGGGTGTTGGCGCAGCCATGA
- a CDS encoding MaoC family dehydratase, which produces MAGALVTDQGGKSVVQRGLWFEEYEIGTTYLHRPGRTVTEADNVLFTTLTMNTQSLHLDAAWAAEQPGFRGERLVNSMFTLSTVVGLSVSQLTLGTIVANLGFSEVSFPKPVFHGDTLYAETVCTGKRESKSRPGEGIVTLEHTGRNQHGDVVARAVRTTLVQKRPSEEGTA; this is translated from the coding sequence ATCGCTGGGGCTCTCGTGACCGACCAAGGCGGCAAGTCGGTTGTCCAGCGCGGCTTGTGGTTTGAGGAGTACGAGATCGGCACCACCTACCTGCACCGCCCCGGCCGGACGGTCACCGAGGCCGACAACGTCTTGTTCACCACGCTGACCATGAACACCCAGTCGCTGCACCTCGACGCGGCGTGGGCGGCCGAGCAGCCGGGCTTTCGCGGCGAACGGCTGGTGAACTCCATGTTCACCCTGTCCACTGTGGTGGGATTGTCGGTGTCGCAGCTGACGCTCGGCACCATCGTGGCCAACCTGGGCTTCTCCGAGGTGTCCTTCCCCAAGCCGGTGTTCCACGGCGACACCCTGTACGCGGAGACCGTGTGCACGGGCAAGCGCGAATCGAAGAGCCGGCCCGGCGAGGGCATCGTCACCCTCGAGCACACGGGGCGCAACCAGCACGGCGACGTCGTCGCGCGGGCCGTGCGCACCACGCTGGTGCAAAAGCGCCCGAGCGAGGAGGGGACCGCGTGA
- a CDS encoding acyl-CoA dehydrogenase family protein yields the protein MTTSITAGALPKEYQDLRDTVAEFARTVVAPVSAKHDEEHSFPYEVVAKMGEMGLFGLPFPEEYGGMGGDYFALSLALEELGKVDQSVAITLEAGASLGAMPIYRFGTEEQKQKWLPDLTAGRALAGFGLTEPGAGSDAGGTRTTARLDNGDWVINGSKQFITNSGTDITSLVTVTAVTGTAANGKKEISSIIVPSGTPGFTVEPVYSKVGWNASDTHPLSFDDARVPEENLLGARGTGYSGFLSILDEGRIAIAALATGAAQGCVDESVKYAKERQAFGQPIGAYQAISFKIARMEARAHVARTAYYDAAAKMLAGKPFKKEAAIAKMIASEAAMDNARDATQIHGGYGFMNEYPVARHYRDSKILEIGEGTTEVQLMLIARSLGLS from the coding sequence ATGACCACATCCATTACCGCGGGGGCGTTACCCAAGGAGTATCAGGACCTTCGCGACACGGTCGCGGAGTTCGCGCGCACCGTGGTTGCCCCGGTGTCGGCCAAACACGATGAGGAGCACAGCTTCCCGTACGAAGTCGTGGCCAAGATGGGCGAGATGGGCCTGTTCGGCCTGCCGTTCCCCGAGGAGTACGGCGGCATGGGCGGCGACTACTTCGCGTTGTCGCTGGCGCTCGAGGAACTCGGCAAGGTCGACCAGTCGGTGGCCATCACGCTGGAGGCCGGCGCCAGCCTCGGCGCGATGCCGATCTACCGGTTCGGCACCGAGGAGCAAAAGCAGAAGTGGCTGCCGGACCTGACCGCCGGCCGCGCGCTCGCCGGCTTCGGGCTCACCGAGCCCGGGGCGGGCTCGGACGCCGGCGGGACCCGCACCACCGCGCGCCTCGACAACGGCGACTGGGTGATCAACGGCAGCAAGCAATTCATCACCAACTCCGGCACCGACATCACCTCGCTGGTCACCGTCACCGCCGTCACCGGAACCGCCGCGAACGGCAAGAAGGAGATCTCCTCGATCATCGTGCCCAGCGGCACACCGGGATTCACCGTCGAACCGGTGTACAGCAAGGTCGGCTGGAACGCGTCGGACACCCACCCGCTCAGCTTCGACGACGCCCGCGTCCCGGAGGAGAACCTGCTGGGTGCCCGCGGCACCGGCTACTCGGGTTTCCTGTCGATCCTGGACGAGGGCCGCATCGCGATCGCCGCGCTGGCGACCGGAGCGGCGCAGGGCTGCGTCGACGAAAGCGTCAAGTACGCCAAGGAACGCCAGGCGTTCGGCCAGCCGATCGGCGCCTACCAGGCGATCAGCTTCAAGATCGCGCGGATGGAGGCGCGGGCCCACGTGGCGCGCACCGCCTACTACGATGCGGCGGCAAAGATGTTGGCGGGCAAACCCTTCAAGAAGGAGGCGGCTATCGCGAAGATGATCGCCTCGGAGGCGGCGATGGACAACGCCCGCGACGCGACCCAGATCCACGGGGGCTACGGCTTCATGAACGAATATCCGGTGGCGCGGCACTACCGCGACAGCAAGATCCTCGAAATCGGCGAAGGGACCACCGAAGTGCAGTTGATGCTGATCGCGCGATCGCTGGGGCTCTCGTGA
- a CDS encoding HpcH/HpaI aldolase/citrate lyase family protein — MNLQAAGPGWLFCPADRPERFAKAAAAADVVILDLEDGVAEADKPAARKALRETPLDPERTVVRINAADTAEYPLDLEALAGTAYTTVMLSKTESAAQVTALAPREVIALLETPRGAVFATEIAAAPGTVALMWGAEDLVATLGGSSSRKADGSYRDVAHHVRSTALLTASTFGRVALDAVHLDIRDLDGLRDEAEDAVALGFAGTVCIHPSQIAVVRAAYRPSEERLDWARRVLAAARSERGVFAFEGQMVDSPVLKHAQMTLRRAGETVPE; from the coding sequence GTGAACCTGCAAGCCGCTGGGCCCGGCTGGCTGTTCTGCCCGGCCGACCGTCCAGAACGCTTCGCCAAGGCCGCCGCCGCCGCCGACGTGGTGATCCTCGACCTCGAGGACGGCGTGGCCGAGGCGGACAAGCCCGCGGCGCGCAAGGCGTTGCGGGAGACGCCGCTGGACCCCGAGCGCACCGTGGTGCGGATCAACGCGGCCGACACCGCCGAATACCCGCTCGACCTCGAGGCCCTCGCCGGCACCGCGTACACCACCGTGATGCTGTCCAAGACCGAATCCGCCGCCCAGGTGACGGCACTGGCGCCGCGCGAGGTGATCGCGCTGCTGGAGACGCCGCGCGGTGCGGTGTTCGCCACCGAGATCGCGGCGGCACCGGGCACCGTCGCGCTGATGTGGGGCGCCGAGGACCTGGTCGCCACGCTCGGCGGCAGCTCCAGCCGCAAGGCCGACGGCAGCTACCGCGACGTCGCCCATCACGTCCGGTCGACGGCCCTGCTCACGGCGTCCACCTTCGGCAGGGTCGCGCTCGACGCGGTGCACCTGGACATCCGGGACCTCGACGGCCTGCGGGACGAGGCCGAGGACGCCGTCGCGCTGGGCTTCGCCGGAACGGTGTGCATCCACCCGAGCCAGATCGCGGTGGTGCGCGCGGCGTATCGCCCCAGCGAGGAGCGGCTGGACTGGGCACGACGGGTGCTGGCGGCGGCGCGCTCCGAGCGCGGGGTCTTCGCGTTCGAGGGGCAGATGGTCGACTCGCCGGTGCTCAAGCACGCGCAGATGACATTGCGCAGGGCGGGTGAGACCGTCCCCGAGTGA